The following DNA comes from Enterocloster bolteae.
TTATAATGACTTCTCTTTCCTTCTTTTTCAAACGGTACCATGTATTGTCTATGAAAGGAGATATTCAGCTGTGCCAGAAACGCATTGACATACCGTTCCGGATAACTCATACCATCTCTGCAATAAGGGCAAGGGACATATTTTCTCTGATAAACAGTATGAATACTCTTGTCCCGCACCAATGAGCCGCATTCCTGACAATAAAAGTCTGCCAGTGTATGCGAATAACGGCTTCTCTCCCTTGGAATCTGCGGTTCTGCAAACCATAATGCGAAATCCGGATCCGTCTCAGCAATCGGAGGATGATAACAATGTTTGCATGTGCGCAGACGCCCCTGCTGCAAATAGCTTTCTCCAACCTCATATTGGTGGCCCCTTCCGCATTGCAATGTATAGTATTTCCGGAAATGATCAGGTTTTTTCTCCACCTTTTGTCTTGCAATTACAGCCATGCTGCCATGTTTTGTTGAAAATACATGACCAATCTCATAAGCATACTGTCCGCGTTTTTCATTCATGGGTTTTGAATCCTTTCACCTGTTCTTTCCCTGCTGCTTCAGTGTGCTTTTTTCGTTAATGCTGCGGCCGCTTCGCAGGAAGCGTGAAGATTCTTTCCAGCGAGTGCCGGTAAATACGGCGTAGAGGTTGACCACAATCCAATGCAAGATTCTGTTCCCGGCCCGGTCGAAGTGATCCAGCTTTCTCAAAAATTCTTGATTGTTATCGTCTTTTCCCATCAGGGGATTTCTTTTATGAAAACTTCATATCCTCCGCCTGAATCGTAATGCGCTCTCGGGCCTCTTCCTCCGCATTCCAAAAGGACATTGGATGAAAACCGCACAATCCCGCGATGAAACTGGCCGGGAACATCTGGATGGCGTTGTTGTATTTGAGCACGGTGTCGTTATAGAACTGTCTGGACAGGGCGATTTTATTCTCCGTATCAGATAATTCGCTCTGAAGCTGCATAAAATTTGCGTTTGCCTTCAGCTCCGGGTATGCTTCACTCACCGCAAAAAGCCGCCGAAGCGCCGCCTGGAGCTTCCCGTTCGCGGCAGCCGCCTGATCGAAGTCCGCGGCAGCCATCGCGCTCTGGCGGGC
Coding sequences within:
- a CDS encoding LemA family protein; its protein translation is MGDIGKYIVIGGAVLIVAVIFLVIIKTRNGFVVLQNRVKNQLAQIDVQLKRRYDLIPNLLETAKGYANFERSTLEAVVKARQSAMAAADFDQAAAANGKLQAALRRLFAVSEAYPELKANANFMQLQSELSDTENKIALSRQFYNDTVLKYNNAIQMFPASFIAGLCGFHPMSFWNAEEEARERITIQAEDMKFS